The Carassius carassius chromosome 2, fCarCar2.1, whole genome shotgun sequence genome has a segment encoding these proteins:
- the LOC132108341 gene encoding ADAMTS-like protein 5 isoform X1 has translation MQKSNNRKLSLCQALTLITILLSPSCLFSLPSSRRVQLGGEGPQMHRQIHFMNEWASWGGWSVCSRSCGGGASVRTRTCITRNLVGGPCPGNTRQYKICNTKECSADSMDFRELQCKAFNDRPLVAGNSYRWTTFHGGSEPCELSCLAIGHNFYYNFGRVLDGTPCQSDQGTVCVNGKCLKPGCDLIFGSEQQEDVCMVCGGHNSTCLHHRSVYQSNGQNNGLFGYSEVTMIPAGATHIRVTDKSRNYLALQNGRSQFVINGNWKINVPGEYSVAGTKLLYRRSADTWESFEVPGPTQEDLHIMVLSTDKNSGIEYEYWLPPDRYALYHGRSQLRQPHHTSNHLPFELPTTTTTITTTQPVTKHHFWDPAARWPLHPPHKQQPVPRLERDENRRNRLPEIHRRGHCGKCRRVRGKGERQRQYCQKDFVFRAKVLEKVYRGEETRYDVQIIHTYRNGYRLEHREFLWAPNRCDCPFLEEGHQYVLMLRQHINYERTLNRILLEEDSYAQPYRAREDSLLRPLEELCGNRGRRTRFRG, from the exons ATGCAGAAGTCAAACAACAG gAAGCTGTCTCTGTGCCAGGCCCTCACCCTCATAACAATACTGTTGTCTCCAAGTTGCCTGTTCTCTCTGCCT TCATCCAGACGAGTACAGCTGGGAGGTGAGGGACCACAGATGCACAGGCAGATACATTTCATGAATGAGTGGGCCTCGTGGGGCGGTTGGTCTGTGTGTTCACGCTCCTGTGGGGGAGGGGCGTCTGTCCGGACACGCACCTGCATCACCAG AAATCTGGTTGGAGGGCCGTGCCCGGGGAACACCAGGCAATACAAGATTTGTAACACAAAG GAGTGTTCTGCTGACTCTATGGACTTCAGAGAACTGCAGTGTAAAGCTTTCAATGACAGACCCCTGGTTGCTGGCAACAGTTACCGTTGGACTACCTTTCATGGAG GATCCGAGCCATGTGAGCTCAGTTGCCTGGCAATTGGACACAACTTCTACTACAACTTTGGACGGGTGCTTGATGGCACACCATGCCAATCAGATCAGGGGACAGTCTGTGTGAATGGAAAATGTCTG aagccAGGATGTGACTTGATCTTTGGATCTGAGCAGCAGGAGGATGTCTGCATGGTGTGTGGAGGCCACAACTCAACCTGCCTTCATCACAGAAGTGTTTATCAAAGCAACGGACAGAACAACG GACTGTTTGGGTACAGTGAGGTCACTATGATCCCGGCCGGAGCCACACACATCAGAGTGACTGATAAAAGCAGAAACTATCTAG cgctCCAGAATGGGCGTTCTCAGTTTGTGATCAATGGGAActggaagatcaatgttcccggCGAGTACAGTGTGGCAGGAACCAAACTTCTGTATCGGCGCTCTGCTGATACCTGGGAGAGCTTTGAAGTTCCAGGACCAACTCAGGAAGACCTGCACATCATG GTCTTGTCCACTGATAAGAACTCTGGGATTGAATATGAGTACTGGCTGCCTCCAGACCGCTATGCCCTGTATCATGGGAGAAGTCAACTTCGGCAGCCTCACCACACATCAAACCACTTACCCTTTGAACTTCCAACCACTACGACCACCATTACTACAACACAGCCAGtcacaaaacatcatttctgGG ACCCTGCTGCTCGCTGGCCTCTTCACCCCCCCCATAAACAGCAGCCGGTCCCACGTTTGGAAAGAGATGAAAACCGCAGGAACCGACTGCCTGAAATACATCGTAGAG GCCACTGTGGGAAATGTCGCCGGGTACGAGGGAAAGGTGAGCGCCAGAGACAGTATTGCCAAAAAGATTTTG TATTTCGAGCAAAAGTGCTGGAAAAAGTCTATCGTGGAGAAGAGACCCGCTATGACGTCCAAATCATCCACACATACCGCAATGGTTATCGTCTGGAGCACCGGGAGTTCCTGTGGGCGCCCAACAGATGTGACTGTCCCTTTCTGGAGGAGGGGCATCAGTATGTGTTGATGCTGCGACAGCATATTAATTATGAACGTACTCTCAATCGCATCCTGTTGGAGGAGGACAGCTACGCTCAGCCTTATCGAGCACGTGAGGACAGCCTGCTGCGCCCCCTAGAGGAGCTCTGCGGTAACAGAGGCAGAAGGACTCGGTTCAGGGGGTAA
- the LOC132108341 gene encoding ADAMTS-like protein 5 isoform X2 has protein sequence MQKSNNRKLSLCQALTLITILLSPSCLFSLPSSRRVQLGGEGPQMHRQIHFMNEWASWGGWSVCSRSCGGGASVRTRTCITRNLVGGPCPGNTRQYKICNTKECSADSMDFRELQCKAFNDRPLVAGNSYRWTTFHGGSEPCELSCLAIGHNFYYNFGRVLDGTPCQSDQGTVCVNGKCLKPGCDLIFGSEQQEDVCMVCGGHNSTCLHHRSVYQSNGQNNALQNGRSQFVINGNWKINVPGEYSVAGTKLLYRRSADTWESFEVPGPTQEDLHIMVLSTDKNSGIEYEYWLPPDRYALYHGRSQLRQPHHTSNHLPFELPTTTTTITTTQPVTKHHFWDPAARWPLHPPHKQQPVPRLERDENRRNRLPEIHRRGHCGKCRRVRGKGERQRQYCQKDFVFRAKVLEKVYRGEETRYDVQIIHTYRNGYRLEHREFLWAPNRCDCPFLEEGHQYVLMLRQHINYERTLNRILLEEDSYAQPYRAREDSLLRPLEELCGNRGRRTRFRG, from the exons ATGCAGAAGTCAAACAACAG gAAGCTGTCTCTGTGCCAGGCCCTCACCCTCATAACAATACTGTTGTCTCCAAGTTGCCTGTTCTCTCTGCCT TCATCCAGACGAGTACAGCTGGGAGGTGAGGGACCACAGATGCACAGGCAGATACATTTCATGAATGAGTGGGCCTCGTGGGGCGGTTGGTCTGTGTGTTCACGCTCCTGTGGGGGAGGGGCGTCTGTCCGGACACGCACCTGCATCACCAG AAATCTGGTTGGAGGGCCGTGCCCGGGGAACACCAGGCAATACAAGATTTGTAACACAAAG GAGTGTTCTGCTGACTCTATGGACTTCAGAGAACTGCAGTGTAAAGCTTTCAATGACAGACCCCTGGTTGCTGGCAACAGTTACCGTTGGACTACCTTTCATGGAG GATCCGAGCCATGTGAGCTCAGTTGCCTGGCAATTGGACACAACTTCTACTACAACTTTGGACGGGTGCTTGATGGCACACCATGCCAATCAGATCAGGGGACAGTCTGTGTGAATGGAAAATGTCTG aagccAGGATGTGACTTGATCTTTGGATCTGAGCAGCAGGAGGATGTCTGCATGGTGTGTGGAGGCCACAACTCAACCTGCCTTCATCACAGAAGTGTTTATCAAAGCAACGGACAGAACAACG cgctCCAGAATGGGCGTTCTCAGTTTGTGATCAATGGGAActggaagatcaatgttcccggCGAGTACAGTGTGGCAGGAACCAAACTTCTGTATCGGCGCTCTGCTGATACCTGGGAGAGCTTTGAAGTTCCAGGACCAACTCAGGAAGACCTGCACATCATG GTCTTGTCCACTGATAAGAACTCTGGGATTGAATATGAGTACTGGCTGCCTCCAGACCGCTATGCCCTGTATCATGGGAGAAGTCAACTTCGGCAGCCTCACCACACATCAAACCACTTACCCTTTGAACTTCCAACCACTACGACCACCATTACTACAACACAGCCAGtcacaaaacatcatttctgGG ACCCTGCTGCTCGCTGGCCTCTTCACCCCCCCCATAAACAGCAGCCGGTCCCACGTTTGGAAAGAGATGAAAACCGCAGGAACCGACTGCCTGAAATACATCGTAGAG GCCACTGTGGGAAATGTCGCCGGGTACGAGGGAAAGGTGAGCGCCAGAGACAGTATTGCCAAAAAGATTTTG TATTTCGAGCAAAAGTGCTGGAAAAAGTCTATCGTGGAGAAGAGACCCGCTATGACGTCCAAATCATCCACACATACCGCAATGGTTATCGTCTGGAGCACCGGGAGTTCCTGTGGGCGCCCAACAGATGTGACTGTCCCTTTCTGGAGGAGGGGCATCAGTATGTGTTGATGCTGCGACAGCATATTAATTATGAACGTACTCTCAATCGCATCCTGTTGGAGGAGGACAGCTACGCTCAGCCTTATCGAGCACGTGAGGACAGCCTGCTGCGCCCCCTAGAGGAGCTCTGCGGTAACAGAGGCAGAAGGACTCGGTTCAGGGGGTAA